A DNA window from Guyparkeria halophila contains the following coding sequences:
- a CDS encoding GGDEF domain-containing protein yields MSQSPSTTPSAHWLADIDSLDREDLIERVRAMAAELDLLHGRERLWLGRHALIDDLTRLGNRRDFVRQLDTLFSQNQRNDLPVSLILLDIVQYINHHGPSAEDRVLRAFGDCLRETLRGMDMSFRIAEHEFAVILPDTPVNGASAVADKLRLAAAYFLVEDAEATTRFDVSVGVDAFRVEDEDADAVVQRAYEALDESRAAQADWGDRQPG; encoded by the coding sequence GTGAGTCAGTCCCCTTCCACCACCCCGTCCGCGCATTGGCTGGCGGATATCGACTCGCTAGATCGCGAGGATCTGATCGAGCGTGTGCGCGCCATGGCCGCTGAACTCGACTTGCTTCACGGGCGTGAACGTCTGTGGCTCGGTCGGCACGCGCTGATCGATGACCTCACCCGCCTGGGCAATCGCCGCGACTTCGTGCGCCAACTGGACACCCTGTTCAGTCAAAATCAGCGCAATGACCTGCCGGTGAGCCTGATCCTGCTCGACATCGTCCAATACATAAACCACCACGGGCCGTCGGCCGAAGACCGCGTGCTGCGTGCGTTCGGGGATTGCCTGCGAGAGACGCTGCGTGGCATGGACATGTCGTTTCGGATTGCCGAGCACGAGTTTGCCGTGATCCTGCCCGATACCCCCGTAAACGGTGCCTCGGCGGTAGCGGACAAGTTGCGCCTGGCGGCGGCCTACTTCCTGGTCGAGGACGCCGAGGCAACGACGAGATTTGATGTCAGCGTGGGCGTGGATGCGTTCCGGGTCGAGGATGAGGATGCCGATGCAGTCGTCCAGCGTGCCTACGAGGCGCTCGACGAGAGCCGGGCGGCGCAGGCGGATTGGGGGGATCGCCAGCCCGGTTGA
- a CDS encoding potassium channel family protein encodes MKAIFVGASSTAVMTAQVLLKRNHEVVVIDREKAKLDQLSNELDCGFLLGDGSKPALLRETNPKEGDVLYCLTGHDQTNIIASLVGRSLGFETVVTKIQDPSYEHICIELGLDSTIIPSRTIGRHLADMFEGRDPFELSTIFRYDASAFSFVAKEEQVGTISDLALPKPSRVMCLYRDEQLIIPDDDERIEIGDEVAVITHRKNIDALHETLGLVIDAESDGPDGPDGPDGPDGPDGPDGPDATPPA; translated from the coding sequence ATGAAAGCGATATTTGTCGGTGCCAGTTCCACTGCCGTCATGACGGCGCAAGTGCTGTTGAAGCGGAACCACGAAGTGGTGGTTATCGATCGGGAAAAGGCGAAGCTCGATCAGTTGAGTAACGAACTGGACTGCGGGTTTCTGCTCGGTGATGGCAGCAAGCCCGCCCTGCTGCGCGAGACGAACCCGAAGGAGGGTGACGTGCTCTACTGCCTGACCGGCCATGACCAGACCAACATCATCGCCAGCCTGGTGGGGCGGTCGCTGGGGTTCGAGACGGTGGTCACCAAGATCCAGGATCCGAGTTACGAGCATATCTGCATCGAACTGGGGCTCGATTCCACGATCATCCCGTCCCGTACCATCGGTCGGCACCTGGCGGACATGTTCGAGGGCCGTGACCCGTTCGAGCTCTCGACCATCTTCCGTTACGACGCCTCGGCCTTTTCCTTTGTCGCCAAGGAAGAGCAGGTTGGCACCATCAGCGACCTGGCCTTGCCCAAACCCAGCCGCGTCATGTGCCTCTATCGCGACGAACAGTTGATCATCCCGGATGACGACGAACGGATCGAGATCGGTGATGAGGTGGCGGTCATCACGCATCGGAAAAATATCGATGCGTTGCATGAGACATTGGGTCTGGTCATCGACGCGGAATCGGATGGCCCGGATGGCCCGGATGGCCCGGATGGCCCGGATGGCCCGGATGGCCCGGATGGCCCGGATGCCACGCCACCGGCGTGA
- the mgtE gene encoding magnesium transporter translates to MPQSEKIQQLAEVFERFEREEIEADGLCDDLGAVRDQDIARAMAGLSTDGMSRVVDVLPDDRRAAVFGFLEPRAQYALVERLGETRARELLEALRPDNLTALLEHLEPEEGEAVVRRLSPHRVQQALRLLGYPPESAGRLMTPEFIALRPEWTLAYALEHVQQHAGRSETIDTLYVTDAHGRLLGWTGLRKLVLGAPQSTVESLMDSDPVHAVVGDDREEVARQIQHYDLTALPVVDEGGVLLGMVTIDDVMDVVEEEATEDIHKLGGLGARQVSLRGASILDLFKKRIGWLLLLVFLAIFAAGAVSAFEETLEAAVVLSFFLPLIIGSGGNAGSQGATMMVRALATGDVGPKDWLKLWVRELGVASALGLTMGAAAWGIGLFYGGTMLANVVFLSMIAVVVFGSMVGMLMPFLLTRFNLDPATASAPLITSIADIGGILIYFGIATAWIGVTGASPAG, encoded by the coding sequence ATGCCGCAGTCCGAGAAAATTCAGCAGCTTGCCGAGGTCTTCGAACGCTTCGAACGCGAGGAGATCGAGGCCGACGGTCTCTGCGATGACCTGGGTGCCGTGCGCGACCAGGACATCGCCCGGGCGATGGCGGGGTTGTCGACCGACGGCATGTCGCGGGTGGTGGATGTGCTGCCGGACGACCGCCGAGCCGCGGTGTTCGGTTTTCTCGAGCCCAGGGCGCAGTACGCGCTGGTCGAGAGGCTCGGCGAGACGAGGGCGCGTGAATTGCTCGAGGCGTTGCGCCCGGACAACCTGACCGCGCTACTCGAGCATCTCGAACCGGAAGAGGGCGAGGCGGTGGTGCGCCGCCTGAGCCCTCACCGGGTGCAGCAGGCCCTGCGGCTCTTGGGCTATCCGCCGGAGAGCGCCGGGCGGCTGATGACGCCGGAGTTCATCGCGTTGCGGCCGGAGTGGACACTGGCCTACGCGCTCGAACACGTGCAGCAGCATGCCGGTCGCAGCGAGACCATCGACACGCTTTACGTCACCGACGCGCACGGCCGGCTGCTCGGCTGGACCGGCCTGCGCAAGCTGGTGCTGGGTGCTCCCCAGTCCACGGTGGAGTCGCTGATGGACAGTGATCCGGTGCATGCGGTGGTCGGCGACGACCGCGAAGAGGTCGCCCGCCAGATCCAGCACTACGATCTCACCGCCCTGCCGGTGGTCGACGAGGGGGGCGTGTTGCTCGGCATGGTGACCATCGACGATGTCATGGACGTGGTCGAGGAGGAGGCCACCGAGGACATCCACAAGCTCGGCGGCCTGGGGGCAAGGCAGGTCAGCCTGCGCGGGGCGTCGATCCTCGATCTGTTCAAGAAGCGCATCGGCTGGCTGTTGCTGCTGGTGTTCCTGGCCATCTTCGCCGCCGGGGCGGTTTCGGCCTTCGAGGAGACGCTGGAGGCAGCGGTGGTGTTGAGCTTTTTCCTGCCGTTGATCATCGGCTCGGGCGGCAACGCCGGCTCGCAGGGGGCGACCATGATGGTGCGCGCCCTGGCCACCGGGGACGTGGGGCCCAAGGACTGGCTCAAGCTGTGGGTGCGGGAGCTGGGCGTGGCGAGCGCGCTGGGCCTCACCATGGGCGCGGCGGCCTGGGGGATCGGGCTGTTCTACGGTGGCACGATGCTGGCCAACGTGGTGTTTCTGTCGATGATCGCGGTGGTGGTGTTCGGCAGCATGGTGGGGATGCTGATGCCGTTCCTGCTCACCCGCTTCAACCTTGATCCGGCCACCGCCTCGGCGCCGCTGATCACCTCGATCGCCGATATCGGCGGCATCCTGATCTACTTCGGCATCGCGACCGCCTGGATCGGGGTGACCGGGGCGAGCCCGGCGGGCTGA
- a CDS encoding GGDEF domain-containing protein yields MKFSHHLRETHGRQIGVITAAFGILLAGMIVVVANGLWQNHRLQVELKSVTQDHGQRLQLASDLLEAAYNRHQTMINQLLTHDPFERDALMMDYHKWGNRVGEARNALRARLDDERSLALMERQDELIPRTVALQDRVVDLAARDQLEPAMQIVRSELFDLDREFDGVIQELRRHEQANMQAAVDRARDTAETSRQFMLWFGLGGILFAGVLMVSTRRTFRRLQHELHEQAERLDQAGERLRFEASHDALTGLLNRRAFYERAHRRIHDDRAPFALAYIDLDCFKPVNDQYGHAIGDDVLARLAERLQAFAGEPGIVARLGGDEFCLLAPDGDNATPPLEASLRAELERPLDVADHRIHPRLSIGWARWPEEGDDLDTLITRADGRMYQQKRQRRDGPAERREPGQSSGRD; encoded by the coding sequence ATGAAGTTCAGCCACCACCTGCGCGAAACGCACGGCCGACAGATCGGCGTGATCACCGCCGCCTTCGGCATCCTGCTCGCCGGCATGATCGTGGTGGTCGCCAATGGCCTGTGGCAGAACCACCGCCTGCAGGTCGAGCTCAAGAGCGTCACCCAGGACCACGGCCAACGCCTGCAACTGGCCAGCGACCTGCTCGAGGCGGCCTACAACCGCCACCAGACCATGATCAACCAGTTGCTCACCCACGACCCGTTCGAGCGCGACGCCCTGATGATGGATTATCACAAGTGGGGCAACCGCGTCGGCGAGGCTCGTAACGCGCTGCGCGCCCGGCTCGATGACGAGCGCAGCCTGGCGCTGATGGAGCGACAGGACGAACTGATCCCGCGGACCGTCGCGCTGCAGGATCGCGTCGTCGATCTGGCCGCGCGCGACCAACTCGAGCCCGCCATGCAGATCGTGCGCAGCGAACTGTTCGATCTCGATCGCGAGTTCGACGGCGTCATCCAGGAACTGCGCCGTCACGAGCAGGCCAACATGCAGGCGGCCGTCGACCGCGCCCGCGACACGGCCGAAACCTCGCGACAGTTCATGCTCTGGTTCGGCCTCGGCGGCATCCTGTTCGCCGGCGTCCTGATGGTCAGCACCCGTCGCACCTTCCGGCGCCTGCAACACGAGCTGCACGAACAGGCCGAACGGCTCGACCAGGCCGGCGAACGACTGCGTTTCGAGGCCAGCCACGATGCCCTGACCGGACTGCTTAACCGGCGGGCCTTCTACGAACGGGCCCACCGGCGCATCCACGACGACCGCGCGCCGTTCGCGCTGGCCTACATCGACCTGGACTGCTTCAAGCCGGTCAACGACCAGTACGGCCACGCCATCGGCGATGACGTCCTTGCCCGGCTTGCCGAGCGACTGCAGGCCTTCGCCGGTGAGCCGGGCATCGTCGCTCGACTGGGCGGCGACGAGTTCTGCCTGCTGGCCCCCGACGGCGACAATGCCACCCCCCCACTCGAGGCCAGCCTGCGCGCCGAACTCGAACGTCCGCTGGATGTGGCCGACCACCGCATCCACCCGCGGCTGAGCATCGGCTGGGCGCGCTGGCCCGAGGAAGGCGACGATCTCGACACACTGATCACGCGTGCCGATGGCCGGATGTACCAGCAGAAGCGGCAGCGCCGCGACGGACCGGCGGAGCGGCGAGAGCCCGGCCAATCGTCGGGCCGCGACTGA
- a CDS encoding mechanosensitive ion channel family protein, with protein MLDALEAGLKAWLWPGLSAVLSVVVTYAIYRAALAVFRHFSESRAVLRLFVDAAAGALGAVLSLLALTGTLASAPPDLPLLTGIQHTTSLLLVLAITWASVRLTSAIGDVIVALNPVLEGEWKRARKVETQTRFLVRALKILIVIIGIGAALMTFDSVQHMGASLLASAGVGGLILGFAARPVLSNLLAGMQIALTQPFRIDDVLNVEGEWCWVEEVTATYVVVRVWDLRRLVIPLQWFIDNPFQNWSRHSSELLGTVFIWVDYTMPIEPLREEFNRLLAHSNLWDGKVATVQVTDASDRALQVRFLMSAPDSSRNWDLRCAIREGLVTFIQENYPAQLPRLRARLVDDQEPS; from the coding sequence ATGCTGGACGCGTTGGAAGCCGGTTTGAAAGCGTGGTTGTGGCCCGGGTTGTCGGCCGTTCTCTCGGTGGTGGTCACCTACGCCATTTACCGCGCCGCACTGGCGGTTTTCCGCCACTTCTCCGAATCACGGGCGGTACTTCGGCTATTTGTCGACGCCGCGGCCGGTGCCCTCGGGGCGGTACTATCCCTGCTGGCGTTAACGGGAACGCTCGCGTCGGCGCCACCTGATCTGCCCTTGCTAACAGGCATCCAGCACACCACCTCATTATTGCTGGTGCTTGCGATTACCTGGGCCTCGGTGCGGCTGACGTCTGCGATTGGCGACGTAATTGTCGCGCTGAACCCCGTGCTTGAAGGCGAGTGGAAGCGAGCACGCAAGGTTGAAACCCAAACCCGGTTTCTTGTGCGGGCGCTAAAGATCCTGATCGTGATCATCGGGATTGGCGCGGCCCTGATGACCTTTGATTCCGTTCAGCATATGGGAGCCAGTCTGCTGGCGTCCGCCGGTGTGGGCGGCTTGATTCTGGGTTTTGCTGCCCGCCCGGTGCTCAGCAACTTGCTGGCCGGGATGCAGATTGCGCTCACACAGCCCTTTCGCATCGACGATGTACTTAACGTCGAGGGCGAGTGGTGCTGGGTGGAAGAGGTGACCGCCACTTACGTGGTGGTCAGGGTCTGGGATTTGCGGCGCCTGGTTATTCCGTTGCAGTGGTTTATCGACAACCCGTTCCAGAACTGGTCCAGGCACAGCTCCGAACTGTTGGGAACGGTGTTTATCTGGGTGGACTACACCATGCCGATAGAACCGCTTCGAGAGGAATTCAACCGCCTGCTTGCCCATTCGAATCTCTGGGACGGAAAGGTTGCCACGGTGCAGGTAACCGATGCCAGCGACCGGGCCCTGCAGGTCCGTTTTTTGATGAGCGCACCGGACTCCTCCCGGAACTGGGACCTTCGGTGCGCCATTCGTGAAGGGCTTGTGACCTTCATCCAGGAAAACTACCCGGCGCAATTGCCTCGCTTGAGGGCCCGGCTGGTGGACGACCAGGAACCGTCCTGA
- a CDS encoding DUF4282 domain-containing protein codes for MKDLLFFDKMLTPKFITVIYWLLLAGVVIGGIGMMFANYGGMSFGSFMAGLLTIVFGAIGVRIWCELMIVLFKMNEALQDLRHK; via the coding sequence ATGAAAGACCTTCTTTTCTTCGACAAGATGCTGACGCCGAAATTTATTACCGTCATCTACTGGCTGCTGTTGGCCGGCGTGGTAATCGGCGGCATCGGCATGATGTTCGCCAATTACGGCGGCATGTCGTTCGGCTCGTTCATGGCGGGCTTGCTGACCATCGTGTTCGGCGCGATCGGGGTGCGCATCTGGTGTGAGCTGATGATCGTGCTGTTCAAGATGAACGAGGCGCTCCAGGACCTACGTCACAAGTAA
- the trpE gene encoding anthranilate synthase component I, producing the protein MPNRFQPYQPTRVDLEQLAAEGYNRVPVTRRVLGDYDTPLSVYHKLVEGPFGYLFESVTGGERWGRYSIIGLPSSTVLTVHGHRVVVKKDGEVVEDETVDDPLAWIETFKARYRVYEPADMPRFHGGLVGYFGFETVGYIEPRLANFDADDPLGVPDILLMASEEVVVVDNLSSELLLVTLIDPAETGALDLANVRLDTLAARLREPVAHYGSSAPGRDIDENDFTATFTREGYENGVRAIREYIAAGDVMQVVPSQRMSIEFGAAPIDLYRALRSINPSPYMYFIDAGEFTVVGSSPEILARLEDGTVTVRPIAGTRPRGATEAEDKALEQDLLSDPKEIAEHVMLIDLGRNDTGRVARVGSVKLEERMIIERYSHVMHIVSQVTGQLDEGLNAMDVLRATFPAGTVSGAPKIRALEIIQELEPVKRGVYAGAVGYWAWNGNMDTAIAIRTGVIKDGQLHVQAGGGIVADSVPATEWEETLNKRRALFRAANMASRGLDGDQD; encoded by the coding sequence ATGCCCAACCGTTTCCAGCCCTACCAGCCCACCCGCGTCGACCTCGAGCAGCTCGCCGCCGAGGGCTACAACCGCGTTCCCGTCACCCGCCGCGTACTGGGCGACTACGACACGCCGCTGTCCGTCTACCACAAGCTGGTGGAAGGCCCGTTCGGCTACCTGTTCGAGTCGGTCACCGGCGGCGAGCGCTGGGGGCGCTACTCGATCATCGGCCTGCCGTCCTCGACGGTGCTGACCGTCCACGGCCACCGCGTGGTGGTGAAAAAGGACGGCGAGGTGGTCGAGGACGAAACGGTCGACGACCCGCTCGCCTGGATCGAGACCTTCAAGGCCCGCTACCGCGTCTACGAGCCCGCCGACATGCCGCGCTTTCACGGCGGGCTGGTGGGCTACTTCGGCTTCGAGACCGTCGGCTACATCGAGCCGCGCCTGGCCAACTTCGACGCCGACGACCCGCTGGGTGTGCCCGACATCCTGCTGATGGCGAGCGAAGAGGTGGTCGTGGTCGACAACCTCTCCAGCGAGCTGCTGCTGGTGACCCTGATCGACCCCGCGGAGACCGGTGCGCTCGATCTGGCCAATGTGCGTCTCGATACGCTCGCCGCGCGCCTGCGCGAGCCGGTGGCGCACTACGGCTCGTCTGCCCCGGGTCGCGACATCGACGAGAACGATTTCACCGCCACCTTCACCCGCGAGGGCTACGAGAACGGCGTGCGCGCCATCCGCGAGTACATCGCGGCGGGCGACGTCATGCAGGTGGTGCCCAGCCAGCGGATGAGCATCGAGTTCGGTGCCGCGCCCATCGACCTCTACCGGGCGCTGCGCTCGATCAACCCCTCGCCGTACATGTACTTCATCGATGCCGGCGAGTTCACCGTGGTCGGCTCCAGCCCCGAGATCCTCGCCCGCCTCGAGGACGGCACGGTCACCGTCCGCCCCATCGCCGGCACCCGCCCGCGCGGCGCCACCGAGGCCGAGGACAAGGCCCTCGAGCAGGATCTCTTGAGCGACCCCAAGGAGATCGCCGAGCACGTCATGCTGATCGACCTGGGACGCAACGACACCGGCCGCGTCGCCCGGGTGGGCAGCGTCAAGCTCGAGGAGCGCATGATCATCGAGCGCTACTCGCACGTGATGCACATCGTCTCGCAGGTCACCGGCCAGCTCGACGAGGGGCTGAACGCCATGGACGTCCTGCGCGCGACCTTCCCCGCCGGCACCGTCTCGGGTGCACCGAAGATCCGCGCGCTGGAGATCATCCAGGAGCTCGAGCCCGTCAAGCGTGGGGTCTATGCCGGGGCGGTGGGTTACTGGGCCTGGAACGGCAACATGGATACGGCGATCGCCATCCGTACCGGGGTGATCAAGGACGGGCAGCTGCATGTTCAGGCTGGGGGCGGGATCGTTGCTGATTCCGTGCCCGCGACTGAATGGGAGGAGACGTTGAACAAGCGGCGGGCGTTGTTTCGGGCGGCGAATATGGCGAGTCGGGGGTTGGATGGCGATCAAGACTGA
- a CDS encoding TrkH family potassium uptake protein: MTAIAPELSYAVRMRVLAKYLGLLASMLALLTLVPLGAAVLFQDYGIALRYLVVIAVLLAAWGASRSIPEPRRIQTNEALTIVALAFVLSPLLMTFPFMGSGLSFSSALFEAISAVTTTGLSVTTDLAGKPETFLFARSWVQWYGGLGVVVLSIAILMGSQMPTRRLGKPLGGETLATTTRAHARQALVIYSALTVAGIAVVWLISGNGAVAINHVLAAVSTGGFSSFDNSLAGLDSWASRFAIIGISLCGALPLTLYALMASRKWRRGVQDAELLALVAAIALVALLLFLSLRFQTGMALSDAAGHALFLATSAQTTAGFATLDLGAIDDSAKLSMIVSMLIGGGVGSTAGGIKLLRVLILLRLIQVVLQRTAMPSSAVHYAKLRGRVLDDDAIQRVLILILLYVGVVAVSWFAFLVYGYAPMDALFEVVSATATVGLSTGITSAEMPTFLKGVLCLDMLLGRVEIIALLVVLYLPNWVGTRKGAS, encoded by the coding sequence ATGACTGCGATTGCCCCGGAACTGAGTTACGCCGTTCGCATGCGCGTGCTGGCGAAGTACCTGGGGCTGCTGGCCTCCATGCTTGCCCTGCTGACGCTGGTGCCGCTGGGCGCGGCGGTGCTGTTCCAGGACTACGGCATTGCCCTGCGTTACCTCGTGGTCATCGCCGTGCTGCTGGCCGCCTGGGGGGCGTCGCGCTCCATTCCCGAACCCCGGCGGATACAGACGAACGAGGCGCTGACCATCGTCGCGCTGGCCTTCGTGCTTTCCCCGCTGCTGATGACCTTCCCGTTCATGGGCAGCGGGTTGAGTTTCTCCAGCGCCTTGTTCGAGGCGATCTCCGCGGTTACCACCACGGGCCTGTCGGTGACCACCGACCTGGCCGGCAAGCCGGAGACCTTCCTGTTCGCCCGTTCCTGGGTGCAGTGGTACGGCGGCCTGGGGGTGGTGGTGCTTTCGATTGCCATCCTGATGGGGAGCCAGATGCCCACCCGCCGCCTGGGCAAGCCGCTGGGGGGTGAAACCCTGGCCACGACGACCCGCGCCCACGCGCGCCAGGCGCTGGTCATCTACAGCGCCCTGACGGTGGCCGGTATTGCGGTGGTGTGGTTGATCTCCGGCAATGGCGCGGTGGCGATCAACCATGTGCTGGCCGCGGTGTCGACCGGGGGGTTCTCGTCTTTCGACAACAGCCTGGCGGGCCTCGATAGCTGGGCCAGCCGCTTCGCCATTATCGGCATCAGCCTGTGCGGGGCCTTGCCCCTGACGCTCTATGCGCTGATGGCCTCGAGGAAGTGGCGTCGGGGCGTGCAGGATGCGGAGCTGCTTGCCCTGGTGGCGGCCATTGCGCTGGTCGCGCTGCTGTTGTTTCTGTCGTTGCGTTTCCAGACGGGCATGGCCCTGTCGGATGCCGCGGGCCATGCGCTGTTTCTTGCCACGTCGGCGCAAACCACGGCGGGGTTTGCCACGCTCGATCTGGGCGCGATCGATGACAGCGCCAAGCTGAGCATGATCGTGTCGATGTTGATCGGTGGTGGCGTCGGGTCGACGGCTGGCGGGATCAAGTTGTTGCGTGTGCTGATCCTGCTGCGCCTGATCCAGGTGGTGCTGCAACGCACGGCGATGCCGTCCAGTGCGGTGCACTATGCAAAACTCCGCGGCAGGGTGCTGGACGATGACGCGATACAGCGCGTGCTCATCCTGATCCTGCTGTACGTTGGCGTGGTGGCCGTCTCCTGGTTCGCCTTCCTGGTGTATGGCTATGCGCCGATGGACGCGCTCTTCGAGGTGGTGTCGGCGACCGCCACGGTCGGTCTGAGCACCGGCATCACGTCGGCCGAGATGCCGACCTTCCTGAAGGGGGTCTTGTGTCTGGACATGCTGCTCGGGCGGGTGGAAATCATTGCCTTGCTGGTCGTCCTGTATCTCCCCAACTGGGTCGGAACGCGTAAGGGTGCGTCATGA
- the rlmM gene encoding 23S rRNA (cytidine(2498)-2'-O)-methyltransferase RlmM: MSAPGPIEVESSPRSGMLAAMFAQRHLLLLTRAGYEGDCAAQVQAVAAEAGVHGFCKAKADTGYLTFIAHDAHALAAWFETLSLDDLIFARQLCLAGEPLDDLPPANRLGPILAALDGQEFGGVYVETPDAEATRPLMRLARQFTKPLEQSMRKRGLLQPGNRELPRLHLTFTDTTTAIPGWSHPGQAAPQPMGIRRLKMAKDAPSRSALKLEEALITFLSPAERKDLLRAGLEAVDLGAAPGGWTWQLVRDGLMVTAVDNGPMAEVLTGHVSVEHRREDGFTFRPERPVEWLVCDMVEKPSRVADLMADWMARGDCQRAIFNLKLPMKKRQQAVMDAVERIAARLEEAEVGFEIDVRQLYHDRDEVTAYLRRVS; this comes from the coding sequence TTGAGTGCACCGGGGCCGATCGAGGTGGAATCCTCGCCGCGCTCTGGCATGCTTGCGGCCATGTTTGCCCAACGACATCTTCTTCTACTGACTCGTGCCGGCTATGAAGGCGATTGCGCCGCCCAGGTGCAGGCCGTCGCCGCCGAGGCCGGCGTGCATGGCTTCTGCAAGGCCAAGGCCGATACTGGCTACCTCACCTTCATTGCCCACGACGCGCACGCGCTCGCCGCGTGGTTCGAGACACTGTCCCTCGACGACCTGATCTTCGCCCGGCAGCTGTGCCTTGCCGGCGAGCCGCTGGACGACCTGCCGCCGGCCAACCGGCTGGGGCCGATCCTCGCCGCGCTCGACGGTCAGGAGTTCGGCGGCGTGTATGTCGAAACGCCGGATGCCGAGGCGACTCGGCCGCTGATGCGATTGGCCCGCCAGTTCACCAAGCCGCTGGAGCAGTCGATGCGCAAGCGCGGGCTGCTTCAGCCCGGGAACCGCGAGCTGCCGCGGCTGCACCTCACCTTTACCGACACCACCACCGCGATCCCCGGCTGGTCGCATCCGGGGCAGGCGGCCCCGCAGCCGATGGGCATCCGGCGCCTGAAAATGGCGAAGGACGCACCCAGCCGCTCGGCGCTCAAGCTCGAGGAGGCCCTGATCACCTTTCTCTCGCCGGCGGAGCGCAAGGACCTGCTGCGCGCCGGACTGGAGGCGGTCGACCTGGGTGCCGCGCCCGGCGGCTGGACCTGGCAGCTGGTGCGCGACGGGTTGATGGTGACCGCCGTCGACAACGGCCCGATGGCCGAGGTGCTGACCGGGCACGTGTCCGTCGAGCACCGTCGCGAGGATGGCTTCACCTTCCGCCCCGAACGGCCGGTCGAGTGGCTGGTTTGCGACATGGTGGAAAAGCCCTCGCGCGTGGCCGACCTGATGGCCGACTGGATGGCGCGCGGGGACTGCCAGCGGGCGATCTTCAACCTCAAGCTGCCGATGAAAAAGCGCCAGCAGGCGGTGATGGACGCGGTCGAGCGGATCGCGGCTCGGCTGGAGGAGGCCGAGGTGGGGTTCGAGATCGATGTTCGGCAGTTGTATCACGATCGGGATGAGGTGACGGCTTACTTACGACGAGTGTCGTAG
- a CDS encoding phosphoglycolate phosphatase: MARFTPRMVLFDLDGTLVDSVPDLLVAVNAMQRELGNPERAEEDVRNWVGNGVERLVERALTNDLDGTPDQAAFEAALPVFKRAYAESNGKHSRLFDGVTQGLDFIRSLGLSVGCVTNKASAFTLPLLEQTGLKDHFEVIISGDTLPLKKPDPAPLIYSAGWFHVHPSEALMIGDSISDVKAARAAGFSIVCMSYGYNHGKDIRDFDPDAVIDSMTELAGLVGR; this comes from the coding sequence ATGGCCCGGTTCACCCCGCGCATGGTGCTGTTCGACCTGGACGGCACCCTGGTCGACTCGGTGCCCGATCTGCTGGTGGCGGTCAACGCCATGCAGCGTGAGCTGGGCAACCCCGAGCGGGCGGAAGAGGACGTGCGCAACTGGGTGGGCAACGGCGTCGAGCGGCTGGTCGAGCGCGCGCTCACCAACGACCTCGACGGCACGCCCGACCAGGCCGCCTTCGAGGCGGCCCTGCCCGTGTTCAAGCGGGCCTACGCCGAGAGCAACGGCAAGCACTCCAGGCTCTTCGACGGCGTCACCCAGGGGCTGGATTTCATCCGGTCGCTGGGCCTGTCGGTCGGTTGCGTGACCAACAAGGCCTCGGCCTTCACCCTGCCGTTGCTCGAGCAGACCGGGTTGAAGGACCACTTCGAGGTCATCATCAGCGGCGACACCCTGCCGTTGAAGAAACCGGACCCGGCGCCGCTGATCTACTCGGCGGGCTGGTTCCACGTGCATCCCTCCGAGGCGCTGATGATCGGCGACTCGATCTCCGACGTGAAGGCCGCGCGCGCCGCGGGCTTCTCGATCGTCTGCATGAGCTACGGCTACAACCACGGCAAGGACATTCGGGACTTCGACCCGGACGCCGTCATCGACTCGATGACGGAGCTTGCGGGGCTCGTCGGCAGGTAA